One segment of Paraburkholderia sp. PGU19 DNA contains the following:
- a CDS encoding H-NS family nucleoid-associated regulatory protein, giving the protein MATLEKVQAQITKLQARAEALIKNQSSTVIAKIRDLMEKHGLSVADIEAHVGDKKRGRKPGATTVARPTASAKYRDPKTGATWTGHGRAPAWIASARDRTKFLVDDSTAQPAPAAKKTAKAGSYVRGPQAPKYRDPRSGATWSGRGRTPAWLAGVRDRSKSLIAAAEEVSSTSKSAPATKAAVKNAATRKVAGTKVVAKKAVARKVKAVTKPAPAKKAAVRKAQAKKPVTKKAPLNKALQSPEAVASTSDMASATVSA; this is encoded by the coding sequence ATGGCAACGCTCGAAAAAGTACAGGCACAAATCACAAAGCTTCAGGCGCGAGCCGAAGCTCTCATCAAAAACCAGTCGTCCACCGTCATCGCAAAGATTCGTGACCTGATGGAAAAGCATGGCTTGAGCGTCGCGGATATCGAAGCACACGTCGGCGACAAGAAGCGTGGCCGCAAGCCAGGCGCCACGACGGTTGCCAGGCCGACAGCATCGGCGAAGTATCGTGATCCGAAAACGGGCGCCACCTGGACGGGACACGGCCGCGCCCCGGCGTGGATCGCGAGCGCCAGAGACCGGACGAAGTTCCTGGTCGACGACAGCACCGCGCAACCGGCTCCTGCCGCTAAAAAGACGGCAAAAGCAGGCAGCTATGTACGGGGTCCCCAGGCGCCGAAATACCGCGATCCCAGGAGTGGTGCGACGTGGAGTGGTCGCGGTCGGACACCGGCATGGCTGGCGGGTGTCAGGGATCGTTCAAAGTCTCTGATCGCAGCAGCGGAGGAGGTATCGTCGACCTCGAAGTCTGCTCCGGCCACCAAGGCAGCAGTGAAGAACGCCGCGACCAGAAAGGTTGCAGGAACAAAGGTCGTCGCAAAGAAGGCCGTTGCAAGGAAGGTCAAGGCAGTGACAAAACCGGCGCCGGCGAAGAAGGCCGCAGTCAGAAAAGCCCAGGCGAAGAAGCCCGTAACGAAAAAAGCGCCTTTAAATAAGGCACTGCAGAGTCCGGAAGCGGTTGCATCGACCAGCGATATGGCCTCGGCAACGGTCTCGGCCTGA
- a CDS encoding HU family DNA-binding protein: MAKTATKAAPKVAAKGKAAAPATRVSAKATNVTPKKPVAGAPVKEKFTKASLAAHVAQAANVEPKAAKAVLAALEDIMLGSIHKKGAGEFTLSGLLKISVQQIPAKKRRFGKDPFTGEDRWFDAKPATVRIKARALKKLKDAAA; encoded by the coding sequence ATGGCAAAGACTGCAACGAAGGCTGCACCGAAAGTCGCCGCAAAAGGCAAAGCTGCTGCACCCGCTACCAGGGTTAGCGCAAAGGCTACAAATGTTACGCCGAAAAAGCCGGTCGCCGGTGCGCCCGTGAAGGAGAAGTTCACCAAGGCATCGCTCGCCGCGCACGTTGCACAGGCGGCCAACGTTGAGCCGAAGGCCGCAAAGGCCGTTCTTGCCGCACTGGAGGACATCATGCTCGGCTCGATCCATAAGAAGGGTGCTGGCGAGTTCACGCTGTCGGGTCTTCTGAAAATCAGTGTTCAGCAGATACCGGCAAAGAAGCGCCGGTTCGGCAAGGACCCCTTTACCGGCGAGGACCGCTGGTTCGACGCCAAGCCGGCAACCGTTCGTATCAAGGCGCGTGCGCTGAAAAAGCTGAAGGATGCTGCGGCTTAA
- a CDS encoding carboxymuconolactone decarboxylase family protein: protein MARVKYLQRSDVEGVNDALFDRLERERKVPTANIFRALAHAPDILDQFLSYANAIRASSISPKLRELAILTVGHCTGSEYEIAHHQSHGLKAGISPEQLKAIPDFETSALFNEEERAVMAVARESTLKVAVSDKTWNRVVPFLNDQQRVELALNIAWYNSGVRIMGALGIELEDSYR from the coding sequence ATGGCACGCGTCAAATATCTTCAGCGCTCCGACGTCGAAGGCGTCAACGACGCCCTTTTCGACCGGCTCGAACGCGAACGCAAGGTACCCACGGCGAACATCTTCCGGGCGCTCGCGCATGCGCCGGACATTCTCGACCAGTTTCTGTCGTATGCGAACGCGATCCGGGCGTCGTCGATCAGCCCGAAGTTGCGTGAACTCGCGATCCTGACGGTGGGACATTGCACCGGCTCCGAATACGAAATTGCGCATCATCAGTCGCATGGCCTGAAGGCCGGCATCAGCCCCGAGCAACTGAAGGCGATCCCGGATTTCGAAACGTCGGCCCTCTTCAATGAAGAGGAACGTGCGGTAATGGCGGTCGCCAGGGAGTCGACGCTCAAGGTCGCAGTGAGCGACAAAACCTGGAACAGGGTCGTGCCGTTCCTGAACGATCAGCAACGGGTCGAACTGGCACTGAACATTGCCTGGTACAACTCCGGCGTACGGATCATGGGCGCGCTCGGGATCGAACTCGAGGACAGCTATCGCTGA
- a CDS encoding SET domain-containing protein, translating to MKSRRRISVRSSPIHGKGVFATVTILSGELVCEYKGKRVPREAAMSGAPRDPAQPDHTFLFDIGDGYVIDGAVGGNSARWINHSCDPNCVPELDGQKIFIRARRKIDAGEELSIDYALVSDENVSKALRERYVCHCGAQRCRGTMIAGKGSR from the coding sequence ATGAAGAGTCGACGTCGTATTTCGGTACGCAGCTCACCCATTCACGGGAAAGGCGTGTTCGCGACCGTGACGATCCTGAGCGGGGAACTGGTCTGCGAGTACAAGGGAAAACGGGTCCCACGGGAAGCCGCGATGAGCGGCGCGCCCCGGGATCCTGCGCAACCGGACCACACCTTCCTTTTCGATATCGGAGATGGTTACGTCATCGACGGTGCCGTCGGTGGCAATAGCGCCCGATGGATTAACCATTCATGCGATCCCAATTGCGTTCCGGAGCTGGATGGACAGAAAATCTTCATTCGCGCCCGTCGCAAGATTGACGCCGGTGAAGAATTGAGCATCGACTACGCTCTGGTCAGTGATGAAAACGTGTCAAAGGCACTTCGCGAACGGTATGTTTGCCACTGCGGGGCCCAGCGATGTCGAGGTACGATGATCGCTGGAAAAGGGTCGCGATAG
- a CDS encoding helix-turn-helix domain-containing protein, which produces MSESVYGEQATGRVTHSLLRLSTAMRSQAWEWAEGAGLTPTQGEILVLLMQRKGPMRLGEIARETALTAATTSDAVSTLETKGLVEKRRALDDGRALAVRLTARGRTAARRAVQWPDFLAKAVRTLRDEEQSMFYRTLLKTVRQLEVQGDIPPHRMCVTCSHFEPGKNPKKTPHHCMLLDLSMADTDLRLDCSVHETADAATQKKTWKIFAQPTGAR; this is translated from the coding sequence ATGAGCGAAAGCGTATACGGAGAGCAGGCAACCGGGCGGGTGACCCACAGCCTGTTGCGACTCAGCACGGCGATGCGGAGCCAGGCATGGGAGTGGGCGGAAGGCGCAGGCCTCACGCCGACACAGGGCGAGATCCTCGTGCTGCTGATGCAGCGCAAGGGGCCGATGCGGCTCGGCGAAATCGCCCGCGAAACCGCGCTGACGGCCGCGACGACGAGTGATGCCGTGAGTACGCTGGAAACCAAGGGCCTCGTCGAAAAGCGCCGCGCGCTCGACGACGGGCGTGCGCTTGCCGTGCGTCTGACGGCGCGTGGCCGCACCGCGGCCAGGCGCGCCGTGCAATGGCCTGACTTCCTCGCGAAGGCAGTCCGCACGCTGCGCGACGAAGAGCAGTCGATGTTCTATCGCACGCTGCTGAAAACGGTGCGTCAGCTCGAAGTGCAAGGCGATATCCCGCCGCACCGGATGTGCGTGACCTGCTCGCACTTCGAACCGGGCAAGAACCCGAAGAAGACGCCGCATCACTGCATGCTGCTGGATCTGTCGATGGCGGACACCGATCTGCGTCTGGACTGCTCGGTGCACGAAACGGCCGACGCGGCCACGCAGAAAAAGACCTGGAAGATCTTCGCGCAGCCAACCGGGGCGCGTTAA
- a CDS encoding DUF4148 domain-containing protein: MKMLVKTVFIVSAITLPVASNAQQTAPVTRAQVESELAQLEKAGYSIEGSDLDYPGTLKSAEARLAAQQDENARRRGLQTGYGSNSGGSSNSGAR; the protein is encoded by the coding sequence ATGAAGATGCTTGTCAAAACCGTGTTTATCGTTTCCGCCATCACGCTTCCCGTCGCCTCGAATGCACAACAGACTGCGCCCGTAACACGTGCACAGGTGGAATCGGAACTGGCACAACTCGAGAAAGCGGGCTATTCCATCGAAGGAAGTGACCTGGACTATCCTGGCACTCTCAAGTCGGCCGAAGCGAGGCTCGCAGCCCAACAGGATGAGAACGCGAGGCGTCGCGGGCTACAGACAGGCTACGGCAGCAACTCGGGCGGCTCGTCAAACTCAGGCGCGCGGTGA
- a CDS encoding fumarylacetoacetate hydrolase family protein, translated as MKIIRYSIDENWHYGILRSGGDIERLKRSPLEGLQVAGYIDSLASVRVLSPFYRPRVFGLGYNYRAHSQEVGKNTPTLPVLFMKPSTTVIGHEEGIVYPSDGENIHFEGELTVIVGKETRNVSESDALEYVFGYTCGNDVSDRILQRRESEFGCLLVGKGYDTFAPIGPVVETELDPSNLHLITRVNGEVRQNGNTADLVYGVPALIAYLSKYMTLLPGDHIMTGTPAGAGPIKPGDTIEVEIEGIGVLRNKVVATPDTAC; from the coding sequence ATGAAAATCATCCGATATTCGATTGACGAAAATTGGCACTACGGCATCCTCCGGAGTGGTGGCGATATTGAAAGGCTCAAGAGATCGCCACTTGAAGGACTTCAGGTTGCTGGCTACATCGACAGCCTTGCCTCAGTTCGCGTGTTGAGTCCGTTTTACCGGCCGCGTGTCTTCGGTCTTGGGTACAACTACCGCGCGCACTCGCAGGAAGTCGGCAAGAACACGCCAACGCTCCCCGTGCTGTTCATGAAGCCCAGCACCACGGTGATCGGCCACGAAGAAGGCATCGTGTATCCGTCCGATGGAGAGAACATTCATTTCGAAGGGGAACTCACGGTGATCGTCGGCAAGGAAACACGCAATGTTTCCGAAAGCGATGCGCTCGAGTATGTATTCGGCTACACCTGCGGTAACGACGTAAGTGACCGGATATTGCAGCGCCGTGAGAGCGAGTTCGGCTGCCTCCTCGTCGGCAAAGGCTACGACACGTTCGCGCCCATTGGACCCGTGGTCGAGACGGAACTTGATCCGTCGAACCTGCATCTGATCACGCGCGTCAACGGCGAAGTGCGCCAGAACGGGAACACGGCCGACCTCGTGTATGGTGTGCCCGCGCTGATTGCCTACCTTAGCAAGTATATGACCCTGCTTCCAGGCGATCACATCATGACGGGAACGCCGGCGGGGGCCGGCCCGATCAAGCCTGGCGATACGATCGAGGTAGAGATCGAGGGGATCGGCGTACTGCGCAACAAGGTGGTCGCGACACCAGACACGGCGTGCTGA
- a CDS encoding DUF6788 family protein, with product MEDIPSSTLRKRRAELLRQMPALDTLLRGSLIERYKRCGKPGCKCADGPGHGPKYYLSVSFPGRRPQMDYVPQADHADVVERLASYHRVREIIEEICEINRELLRRREAL from the coding sequence ATGGAAGATATTCCGTCGTCCACCCTCCGCAAACGACGCGCCGAATTACTGCGGCAAATGCCGGCTCTGGACACGCTGCTCAGGGGCTCCCTCATCGAACGCTACAAGCGCTGCGGCAAACCCGGCTGCAAGTGCGCGGATGGCCCAGGCCATGGCCCCAAGTACTACCTCTCCGTGAGCTTCCCCGGTCGTCGTCCGCAAATGGATTACGTGCCACAGGCCGATCACGCCGACGTCGTCGAGCGCCTGGCGAGTTATCACCGGGTGCGCGAGATCATCGAAGAGATCTGCGAGATCAACCGCGAACTGTTACGTCGCCGCGAGGCACTCTAA
- a CDS encoding sel1 repeat family protein, whose protein sequence is MGSLTMQMESWVGAIEREWHQLRRADPTLDVEKFSRHVIAANKTGFLSPESLAAIANALLTSTLSHAPYLGRWLLERVGANRHPAWRTAMAISLVTPTGGEADFARGNAILEDVMKDETAEERLRGLAAAALADSARLGRGMQVDVSRARSLYEQAIELGHKASAHSLGLFWEGVWGAEDRSVVPDRTKAMQSYRRGGDDKRCQRRLEALR, encoded by the coding sequence ATGGGATCGCTCACCATGCAAATGGAAAGCTGGGTCGGAGCAATCGAACGCGAATGGCATCAGTTGCGCCGCGCCGACCCTACACTGGATGTCGAAAAGTTTTCCCGCCACGTCATTGCGGCAAACAAGACCGGGTTCCTGTCACCGGAGTCGCTCGCCGCAATCGCAAACGCCCTTCTCACCAGCACGTTAAGCCATGCGCCCTATCTGGGTCGCTGGCTACTGGAGCGCGTTGGCGCGAACCGTCATCCGGCCTGGCGAACGGCAATGGCCATTTCGCTCGTCACACCAACCGGAGGGGAGGCGGACTTTGCGAGGGGTAATGCGATTCTTGAAGACGTGATGAAGGATGAAACCGCGGAGGAACGTCTGCGCGGCCTGGCGGCCGCCGCGCTGGCTGACAGCGCACGGCTTGGGCGGGGCATGCAGGTGGATGTGAGCCGTGCGCGTTCGCTCTACGAGCAGGCCATTGAACTGGGGCACAAGGCCTCAGCACACAGTCTCGGACTTTTCTGGGAAGGCGTGTGGGGTGCAGAAGACAGGAGCGTTGTCCCGGACCGCACAAAGGCCATGCAGAGCTATCGACGCGGTGGAGATGACAAACGTTGCCAACGCCGTCTGGAAGCGCTGCGTTGA
- a CDS encoding recombinase family protein yields MNPKITQQHHSKPAYIYIRQSTLAQVRHHHESTERQYALKDKALALGWPETAIRTLDRDLGQSGAQMAGREDFKTLVADVSMGQVGAVFALEVSRLARSNLDWHRLLELCALTHTLVIDADGCYDPGDFNDGLLLGLKGTMAQAELHFLRGRLQGGKLNKAQKGELRFPLPVGLCYDDQGRIVLDPDDEVRGAVQLAFRLFRETGSAYGVVKRFAEDGLRFPRRAYGGAWAGQIIWGQLSHERVRGLIKNPSYAGVYVFGRYQYRKHITPQGDVRTHMKAVPKAQWRVHLPEHHEGYITPDEFEQNQVRLARNRTNGEGNMLNGAAREGLALLQGLLVCGCCGRAITVRYQGNGGIYPVYVCNWRRREGLATRDCMSVRSNLLDAAISDAVINALRPAELELALTALKELEQRDQAIMRQWHMRIERAEYEAALAERRYQECDPANRLVAGTLERRWNDALLRVESIRTEAAQFQSQKARVVTAEQRAQILALACDLPRLWGAPTTAAKERKRMLRLLIRDITVEKLSGQRQFVLHVRWQGGVCTDITVNLPRPRPEAIRYPAETVEQVRQAARSMSDPQIVARFNQAGLRSPYGKPFTLAMIKWVRFRYGIAPACLTRPDELTVQQLASRLQVSTYVVYYWIDRRIVEARKIDGRGAWWITLDATKEHQLQNWIRNSGHLQP; encoded by the coding sequence ATGAACCCCAAGATCACGCAACAGCATCACAGCAAACCGGCGTACATCTATATCCGCCAGTCGACGCTGGCTCAGGTACGCCACCATCACGAGAGTACCGAGCGCCAGTATGCGTTGAAGGACAAGGCACTGGCACTGGGCTGGCCAGAGACCGCGATCCGCACGCTGGACCGGGACCTCGGTCAGTCGGGCGCACAGATGGCGGGACGCGAGGACTTCAAGACGCTCGTAGCGGATGTCTCGATGGGACAGGTGGGCGCGGTGTTTGCCCTGGAGGTGTCACGCCTGGCACGCTCGAATCTGGACTGGCACCGGCTGCTGGAGTTGTGCGCGCTCACTCATACGTTGGTTATCGACGCCGACGGCTGTTACGACCCTGGCGACTTCAACGACGGGCTGTTGCTGGGCCTCAAGGGAACGATGGCACAGGCGGAGCTACATTTCTTGCGCGGGCGCCTCCAGGGAGGCAAGCTCAACAAGGCGCAGAAGGGAGAATTGCGGTTTCCTCTTCCTGTCGGCCTGTGCTACGACGATCAAGGGCGCATCGTCCTTGATCCCGACGACGAGGTGCGCGGCGCCGTTCAGCTGGCGTTTCGCCTGTTTCGTGAAACCGGTAGCGCGTACGGCGTCGTCAAGCGCTTTGCCGAAGATGGTCTGCGGTTTCCCAGGCGCGCGTACGGCGGGGCCTGGGCAGGCCAGATCATCTGGGGGCAACTCAGTCATGAACGCGTGCGTGGGCTGATCAAGAACCCGTCTTACGCGGGCGTCTATGTCTTTGGACGCTACCAGTATCGCAAGCACATTACGCCCCAAGGGGATGTGCGCACGCACATGAAGGCGGTACCAAAGGCGCAATGGCGCGTTCATCTGCCGGAACATCACGAGGGATACATTACCCCGGATGAATTCGAGCAGAATCAGGTGCGCCTGGCACGCAATCGCACTAACGGCGAAGGAAACATGCTGAACGGTGCAGCTCGTGAAGGACTCGCGTTGCTTCAGGGCCTGCTGGTGTGCGGCTGCTGCGGCCGGGCCATCACGGTACGCTACCAGGGGAACGGCGGCATTTATCCGGTCTATGTGTGCAACTGGCGGCGCCGTGAAGGTCTGGCAACCCGGGACTGCATGAGCGTGCGCAGCAACCTGCTAGACGCCGCGATCAGCGACGCGGTGATCAATGCGCTGCGCCCGGCCGAGCTCGAACTCGCCCTGACGGCGCTGAAGGAACTTGAGCAACGTGATCAGGCCATCATGCGTCAGTGGCATATGCGCATCGAGCGAGCCGAATACGAGGCCGCGCTTGCCGAACGACGCTATCAGGAATGCGATCCTGCCAACCGTCTGGTTGCGGGCACCCTCGAGCGGCGCTGGAACGACGCGTTGCTTCGCGTCGAGTCGATCAGGACGGAAGCCGCGCAATTCCAGAGCCAGAAAGCGCGCGTTGTCACGGCGGAACAGAGGGCCCAGATCCTTGCTCTGGCCTGTGATCTGCCGCGCCTGTGGGGCGCACCAACGACTGCCGCGAAGGAACGCAAGCGGATGCTGCGACTGCTCATCCGCGACATCACCGTAGAGAAATTGTCCGGGCAACGGCAGTTCGTTCTGCATGTGCGTTGGCAAGGCGGCGTCTGCACCGACATCACCGTCAATCTGCCCAGGCCACGTCCCGAAGCGATACGCTATCCGGCGGAGACCGTCGAGCAGGTCCGCCAGGCAGCGCGAAGTATGTCCGATCCGCAAATCGTCGCACGCTTCAATCAGGCGGGGCTCCGCAGTCCTTACGGCAAGCCCTTTACGCTCGCGATGATCAAATGGGTCCGCTTCAGGTACGGTATTGCGCCGGCCTGCCTGACGCGTCCTGACGAACTCACCGTGCAGCAACTCGCCAGTCGATTGCAGGTGAGCACGTACGTCGTCTATTACTGGATCGACCGCCGTATCGTCGAAGCACGCAAGATCGACGGCCGGGGAGCGTGGTGGATCACCCTGGACGCCACGAAAGAGCATCAGCTTCAGAACTGGATCCGCAATTCAGGGCATCTTCAACCGTAG
- a CDS encoding GGDEF domain-containing protein has product MKGALSDRSLLSVAIIDLDDFKVINDHYGHPAGDRVLQNFAIEVSRQLRRTDLFGRLGGEEFAIFFPQTGREQAAGLIESILSSASVSKTQADQPRWTFSAGIDECGFDDTLSDLISRADAALYRAKRKGKGRVELAGSHSLTPA; this is encoded by the coding sequence TTGAAGGGCGCTCTATCTGACCGTTCGCTGCTGTCGGTTGCCATCATTGATCTCGATGACTTCAAGGTCATCAACGACCATTACGGGCATCCTGCCGGCGACCGCGTCCTGCAGAATTTTGCCATCGAGGTGTCCCGGCAGCTTCGACGTACGGACCTTTTCGGGCGACTTGGTGGTGAAGAGTTTGCAATTTTCTTTCCACAGACCGGACGGGAACAGGCGGCCGGACTGATTGAATCCATTCTGTCGTCAGCGAGCGTTAGCAAAACACAGGCAGATCAACCTCGATGGACCTTCAGTGCAGGTATCGACGAGTGCGGTTTTGACGATACGCTCAGCGACCTGATAAGTCGCGCTGACGCAGCGTTGTATCGTGCGAAGCGGAAGGGAAAAGGGCGCGTTGAACTGGCAGGTTCGCACTCGCTAACTCCAGCCTGA
- a CDS encoding IS110 family transposase, with the protein MNYSGIDLHSNNSVVTVIDEADRVLAEKCLPNDLTKILAFLAPWQAELTGVVVESTFNWYWLVDGLQAAGFTVHLANTTAIKKYDGLKHSGDETDARYLAHLLRLGILPTGTILPPEARSVRDLARKRMQLVRSRVTHVLAIENISARQHGTRLSNALVRDLTDATIDQMGFPADVALAMQANLAVVKTLSAQIVLLEKRLAEKVEARAEYALLKTVPGIGSILATVILLETGSIDRFASAGNFASYARCMDSRHMSNGKKKGTGNTKNGNKYLSWAFIEAANDAPRFCNEAKRFYERKKARTNQTLARKALAHKLARACFHILKERKPFDMTRCFA; encoded by the coding sequence ATGAACTATAGCGGCATCGACTTGCATTCGAACAACAGCGTGGTCACCGTGATCGACGAAGCCGACCGGGTACTGGCGGAGAAATGCCTGCCCAACGATCTGACGAAGATTCTGGCGTTCCTTGCTCCATGGCAGGCGGAACTTACTGGCGTTGTTGTCGAGTCAACGTTCAACTGGTACTGGCTCGTGGATGGCCTGCAGGCCGCCGGTTTCACCGTGCACCTGGCGAACACCACGGCGATCAAGAAATACGACGGACTCAAACACAGCGGCGACGAGACAGATGCGCGATACCTAGCCCACCTGCTGCGTCTTGGGATACTTCCCACCGGAACAATTTTGCCGCCCGAAGCACGCAGTGTGCGTGACCTGGCGAGGAAACGCATGCAGCTCGTACGCAGCCGGGTGACTCACGTCCTCGCCATCGAGAACATTTCGGCACGACAACATGGAACACGTCTTTCGAACGCGCTGGTCCGCGACCTCACGGACGCGACGATCGATCAAATGGGGTTCCCCGCCGACGTCGCGCTGGCGATGCAGGCTAACCTCGCGGTCGTTAAGACACTTTCCGCGCAAATAGTATTACTGGAAAAGCGGCTTGCAGAAAAGGTCGAAGCGCGCGCCGAGTACGCGTTGCTGAAGACCGTGCCTGGCATCGGATCGATCCTCGCAACTGTCATTCTGCTCGAGACCGGGTCCATCGATCGCTTCGCCAGCGCAGGCAATTTTGCTTCTTATGCCCGCTGCATGGACAGTCGGCATATGAGCAACGGCAAGAAGAAAGGCACAGGCAATACCAAGAATGGCAACAAGTATCTGTCGTGGGCCTTCATCGAGGCAGCGAACGACGCACCGCGCTTTTGCAACGAGGCCAAGCGCTTTTATGAGCGCAAGAAAGCCCGAACGAACCAGACTCTTGCACGCAAGGCGCTGGCGCACAAGCTCGCGCGCGCCTGTTTCCACATTCTGAAGGAGCGCAAACCCTTTGACATGACGCGCTGCTTCGCGTGA
- a CDS encoding alcohol dehydrogenase catalytic domain-containing protein codes for MERTMVAARLHALHTPMTLDTIPVPKPRPTDVLVRVKACGIVPNMANVINNWPTWFPHQPLPKFPAIFGLDPAGVVEEVGEAVLNVKPGDRVYVSPLRSCGSCKACRAGRRSECRYYTLNGYFSTSRDGQRIFDLYPYGGFSEYMTAPEYAIVNLPDNMTFEQAGRFGYMGTSYGALKNAAAGPGQVALIDGITGTLGVAATVLGLAMGLSRILGTGRDEALLKRVKALAPDRIEVMQLGEGSTGEWAKSLTGGEGVDFVISALGAKAPAATMLDSMKGVRRGGKVVNVGGVAEDLPIDVKWLMDEQVQIIGSNWFTTAQGQEMADMVSTGAIDLSYLEHRKFPLERVNEAISGLKDRDGGFSNYVVLP; via the coding sequence ATGGAACGAACGATGGTTGCAGCACGGCTGCATGCTCTCCACACCCCGATGACGCTCGATACGATCCCGGTGCCGAAGCCGAGACCGACTGATGTTCTCGTACGGGTCAAGGCTTGCGGCATCGTGCCGAATATGGCGAACGTGATCAACAACTGGCCGACCTGGTTTCCGCATCAGCCGCTGCCGAAATTTCCCGCCATTTTCGGCCTTGATCCCGCAGGGGTCGTAGAAGAAGTCGGCGAAGCAGTCCTCAACGTCAAGCCCGGCGATCGCGTCTACGTGAGCCCATTGCGTTCGTGTGGATCGTGCAAGGCATGCCGCGCCGGGCGACGCAGTGAATGCCGCTACTACACGCTGAACGGTTACTTCAGTACGAGTCGCGACGGTCAGCGTATCTTCGATCTCTACCCATATGGCGGCTTCAGTGAGTACATGACAGCCCCCGAGTACGCTATCGTCAACCTCCCCGACAACATGACCTTTGAACAGGCCGGCCGATTCGGGTACATGGGCACGTCTTACGGCGCACTGAAAAACGCCGCTGCCGGTCCGGGCCAGGTCGCCCTGATTGACGGAATCACCGGGACGCTCGGCGTGGCTGCAACGGTGCTCGGGCTCGCCATGGGCCTGTCGCGCATTCTCGGCACGGGGCGCGACGAGGCGCTGCTCAAACGCGTCAAGGCGCTTGCACCAGACCGCATCGAAGTGATGCAACTCGGCGAGGGCTCGACGGGCGAGTGGGCGAAGTCGCTGACGGGCGGTGAAGGCGTGGACTTTGTGATCAGCGCTCTCGGGGCAAAAGCACCTGCCGCGACGATGCTGGATTCAATGAAGGGCGTTCGACGCGGTGGCAAGGTGGTCAACGTGGGCGGCGTGGCTGAAGACCTGCCGATCGACGTGAAGTGGCTCATGGATGAACAGGTGCAGATCATCGGTTCAAACTGGTTCACGACTGCGCAGGGGCAGGAAATGGCCGACATGGTGAGTACCGGGGCCATCGACCTTTCGTATCTCGAACATCGCAAGTTTCCGCTTGAACGTGTCAACGAAGCCATCTCCGGGTTGAAGGACCGCGACGGAGGCTTTAGCAACTATGTCGTGCTTCCCTGA
- a CDS encoding HU family DNA-binding protein: protein MTKQELIDAIAAKTGESKAATGEAIDAFIAAITAEVTKGGTVQLVGFGSFSTGARAARVGRNPATGEEIQIAAAKTVKFTAGKAFKDAVNGQ from the coding sequence ATGACGAAGCAGGAACTGATCGACGCCATTGCGGCGAAGACGGGCGAAAGCAAGGCTGCAACGGGCGAAGCGATCGACGCTTTCATTGCGGCGATCACCGCCGAAGTGACGAAGGGCGGCACGGTGCAACTGGTCGGCTTCGGCTCGTTTTCGACCGGGGCCCGCGCGGCGCGCGTTGGCCGCAATCCGGCCACCGGCGAAGAAATCCAGATCGCTGCGGCAAAGACGGTGAAGTTCACCGCGGGTAAGGCGTTCAAGGACGCAGTGAACGGACAGTAA
- a CDS encoding DUF5372 family protein: MLKRRRVSGIETLIVGHAKRGSFSIPREWTDWGSPVADPQAPACYFDPGMLLDLVALIEQITASTSTNSPIKGA; encoded by the coding sequence GTGCTGAAGAGGCGACGCGTCTCGGGTATCGAAACGCTGATCGTGGGTCACGCAAAGCGCGGTAGTTTCAGCATTCCCCGCGAATGGACCGATTGGGGCTCGCCGGTTGCCGATCCGCAGGCCCCGGCATGCTACTTCGATCCCGGCATGCTGCTGGATCTGGTTGCCCTGATCGAGCAGATCACCGCGTCAACTTCTACGAACTCGCCGATCAAGGGAGCTTGA